The genomic region GAGAAAAACCTTAGCAGCAGTAGAGCTGCCAAATTTCCCACCTCAGTCTCAAAATCAAGATGCTGCTCGGTAATTAACTCTTCCTAAGCTTCCGCTCTATAGGATCTACCCAAAGCTACTCAGACCTTTACAGATCTGGACTACCTACGTTTCATCCTAGTCTCAAGATGATTCTTGAGAGGTTTGTCTACTCCACAAGCTATCTCGGTGGAGCTTACCATTTGATCCGAACGAATCGGAATATGAATTCCTTCAAACCATTGTTCTAGATTTTTTGCTATTGAGATCCCATAGGCAAATTTGAGGAAATGGAAGTGACAAACCGAGTATTAACACGCTTACCAATGGTAACGGCATAATTAATTTCCAACAATTGTAGCCAAAGTGCGGGATACTTGGGTTCCAACCAGGACTGATTCCACTGGAGGAATGGGGTGAACCAGGTTCCCAGTAAAGCGCTTACCAGAGCATGAAAACCAAAATTAAAATAATTGCCCAACCATTTAACTAGATCCTGAAAACCCGCCATTTGCCAAATCCAAATCAGTAGAGCAGGATTTTTGCTAGCAGCTTTTATGGCTAGACGATTAAAGGTTAACCAGTCACAGCGGTCTTTAATAAAATTGTCCACTACCTGTAAAGGTTCATCCACCAGCAAGCCAAAGAAGGTATTCAGCATAGCATTTACCCTTTGGGGAGGAATAAATTTCCCCGTGGGAACCATCATTCCTTTAGAGAATAACCAAGTTACAGAAACGTTACTTTGGTAGGCACGAATTCTATTGAGATGTGTAAAACTCAGTAGATTATGTTTTAAAGCCGTGTTCAGCAGAGTCGTTAAACGCTCCAGATTGCGAACCAAAGAACCAAAACCAGTAAACACCAAAGGAGATTGTAAAGAAGCGGAATCACCAATGGCAATTATGCGGTTAAAAGCCACCTTGCGATCTTTACTACTGGTGCTAAAATGCCCGGGTATATAGCCAAAAGTAGCCTTTTTCCACACCAGGTTATCCAGTTCACAACGGCGATATTCTGGCAAAATTGCGAAAAAGTCCTCATACATTTCCAAAAGAGAACCGGGATTTTCACCATTTACCTGATGATAGTGAAATAGATAAATTGTCAGTTCTTCCCCCTTTCCTGGAAACAACTCCCAAATTAACTGTCTTCCTCTGGAAATATCCCCGTGACTATACAAAACATCTCCATACTGGGAATCCCACACCCCAGGAGCGAATCCTTTCTCTATAATAGCACCTACCGTAGGACACACACTATCAAAAGCTCTACCACCATTTAATTGCCAAGCTATAGGAGAAGCAGTACCCATAGCATCTACGAGTAATCTACCCCCAACTAGTTTCTCCTTTTCCGTATTTATACTCTTGACAGTTACACTAACTTGTGAGTCAGTGACATCTGCTCGCACAAATTCCGTTTCATCCCAAATATCACCACCAGCATCTCGCAGTTTTTGACCACATAGGGTTAATAATTTCTCAGCATCCAGAGCCACATTGAGAACCGTAGGTGTGTGTAATACAGGTGCTTGCAGGTCAGATGGATTATTGGCATCAAAAAACTTATTAAAACCATCTTTATACTCTCTAGCAATAATAGTTTCTACTTCTTCATTTGTGAGTAAGTTTAGATTGATTAAACTTTGAATTTCATCGCGAGAAATATTCCATTCCCTATTCATTCTGCCAAAAGGTAATCTTTCAATCAGTAGCACCTTATAACCCAATCTAGCCATAACTGCAGCGTGGATTGAACCCAGGGCACCACCGATATAGATTAGGTCATATATTAGGCCAGATGAGTTTTCTGGTGGGGTTGTTTGGTGGTCAAAAACTACCTGACGGGGTTGCTGAGGACTTTTGACACCTTCTCGCCAACGTTGCTCCCACCAGTAAACACGTTTAAGATCATATTCCCCATTGGGAATTTTCTGAAAATACTTGACAGTTAGAGGATAATAGGGTTCTAATTCTGTAAAAATTGACCTTTGGGGGTCAATCTTTGGGGGATCGGGGTATTGGTAGGGAAAGCGGCTCCGAATACCCACAGTTAAGCGTCGTAAAACTAAACCTTCTCTTCCAAACGGTTTATCTCCCCAACGAAACACCTTTAAGTATGTTGTCCGCTGTACAGACCAAACAAAAATCGAGAGTTCCGTAGCTAAATGTTTTTCAATAGATAAACCCTCATTTACCACGCGAACTCCTTGTGGAGTTAGTAATTTTTCTCCATCTCCCGGAACAAACTCTGTTTGTAGCCAGTCCCGGACAGCACCACTATCGCTGGTGGGAATTTCTAAGTAAAGAAGCTCTTTCATTTTCTAGTGATATCTCCCCATGTTTTTGTGATGTTGTTGTAAACGTACCCAAACTTACCTAAAAAATTTATCCTAAATTCGCGCCATGAATTATCCTATCCCACAGAGTCCCCAAGAAATCGTCGCCCTGCGACAACAACCCGTTGATGAAGAGTTAGTAGCTGCCGCCATTGCAGGATTAGTCCAGTTAGGTCGCGCCCAAGGGCAGTCGCTAGAAGATTTAACCGCTCAAGTGCTAGAAGAGGATCCCATGTTAGACCGCCAACAAAGAAGATGGCTGAGCCAGTTGGTAGCACAAGCATGGGAAATTTTCTCATAAATCTTGCCCTCATCTCCTGTACTCATCACCACAGTCTCCTATCACCTCATACAAATCTCGTGATTGTTGGGAAACCCTATTGATGATTTTGATATCTTCATCATCCAAATCAAACTCAAAAACCCGCTGATTATCTGCTATGTGTTCGCTAATTCCCAGCCTTGCGCCTACGATTACACCTGCTACTGCTGGCTCTTTTAGAATATAATTGATAGCCACATTAGCAATAGTAGCGTGATACTTATCTGCTACTTGTTTAAGAGTGGCAAGTAGGGACTGGAACAATTGCCATCCACCCCAAGCATCAATCATGTTCTTGTACTTTTTCAAGCTAATGGTATTTAAATCAAAACTGCGCGGTTCTGGTTGTCCCAAATATTTTTCGGATAAGAAACCACCGCAAATGGTACCATAAGTCAATAGCTTAATATTGTGTGCTTCACAAAATTTACTCATATTTACTTCTGGTCTTCTATCAACCAGAGAATACTGGACTTGATTGGAAACAATTCTTATGCCAGCTTGGGTAATGATTTGTAAGTGTTCCGTATCGAAGTTAGTCAAAGCTATGTGTTTAATTTTACCCTCAGCTTGTAATTCTGCCATATACTTGAGAGCGTCTAGGTAACTAGGGTTACCATATTCCCACCAGTGAAACTGCATTAAGTCCAGGGATGGTACATCCATTCTCCTCAGGGAAATATTAATATTCTCTTCGACGATGGATTTAGTCATATTGACAGGGCGAGGGACCCATTTAGTGAAGGTTTGAATATTATTAGCTGCTAACTCTCCACGCTGTGCTATTAACTGACGACGAAACTCCCCGATTAAATCTTCTGCTGGTCCATAATGATCTGCTAGATCCCAGGTGGTAAAACCAGCATCAATATATTTGAACATTGCATTTAAAGCATTTTTTGGCACAATGCGTCCGTGTCCGCCAGAAACTTGCCACATTCCATTTAAAATGCGGCAAATTCGTAAATCAGGAGTAAGTTGTAAATAGCTTTTTGTAGGTAGCATAATAGTTTGTTTTAATGGATTTTAAAAAGGGGTTATTTAGTAGTAGTTAGTCTAAATATAGCACTTTTTGTGAGCTGTATATTTTGAAAGCAGTTTTTGCAGGTTGGATTGACGCAAGGAAAACCAGCGGCCTAAAATTTTGCCATATTTGGCAGATTATACCAGAAAGGCGATCACTCCGCCACAGGAGTAGGAGTACCCTTCTACAAATACAGCAGATTTCATGTAAATAAACCACAATGATTGAACCAATTAAGCGCATTCTCTACTGTAATATAATTTACTGCACTTGTCATGGACTCATTTAGGGCTTCTAAGGTTCGTGCCTCACGACTACGGAGAAATTGCTTTAATTTTGACCAACATAATTCTATCGGAGAGTGGAGTCTCCTGTTCACTGGCATTTAAGTAGGGAGGCACAATTATTTGTAGGATAGGTTAGCAGTAGCGTAACCCATGGGGGTGTTGGGTTTCATACTTCAACCCAACCTACGTTCATCTTATATTTAATTCCACCGACCTACTTAGACTTTTTTTATGACGTAGACCCAACTTTTCTAAGGCTCGATGCATGGTTGTGATACTAACACTAGTGCCCGTCGTTTCTCTCAGGCGATCGCATAATTCTGAAAGCAGTAAATCATTTTTCTCATCCAGCCAAGACTTGATCATGTTTAAATATTGGCCTGCAATTATAGGCTTTTCATATCCTCCACATTGCTTTGGCTCAACTTGCCCAGTTTCACGATAACGACGTACTAAATTTCTCACAAATGATAAGCTGACCTTGAATCTTTCTGCCAACTGGCGTTGAGATCCCTCTCGAGCAACCCATGCTACAATCACGCGATTACGCAAATCTATTGAATAAGGTTTTGGCATATAATTTGACAGCATTTTTACTCTATTTTAGTTTATTACCCTTATTATAGCTTATCTTATTTTGGAGTTTAACTACATGAAAATTGCTGTAAAATAGATTTTTATGGAATAAAATCATTAAAGGGGTTTACCACAAACCCGCGCCCTTGATAGCTCAGACTTCACCATGCCCAAACACTTTAACACTGCTGGTCCTTGCCAATCTGATATCCACTACATGCTCTCCCCAACAGTTCGCCTACCGGACTTGAAAGCACTAATCGATGGACGCAATTACTTTATCATTCATGCACCGCGACAAGTAGGCAAAACCACTGCTATGATAGCCCTAGCCCAAGAATTGACTGATAGTGGGGAATATATCGCCGTGATGCTTTCTTTAGAAGTAGGGGCACCCTTCTCCAGGGATCCGGGTATGGCTGAACGTGCAATTTTGGATGAATGGCAAGAATCCGCTTGTGTTTACCTATCAACTAATCTCCACCCACCCCGTTGGCCAGCATCTCAACCAGGACGGCAAATTGGAGCCGCGTTAGCCAGTTGGGCTAAAGTTGCTACTCGTCCCCTAGTGGTTTTCCTGGATGAAATTGATGCTTTAGCAGATGAAACACTGATTTCTGTTTTTAGACAACTACGCTCAGGTTACAATCGCCGTCCCCATAGCTTTCCCCATTCGGTAGGGTTGATTGGTATGCGGGATGTGCGGGACTATAAGGTTAAATCTGGTGGAAGTGAACGACTTAATACGTCAAGTCCTTTCAATATCAAGGCTGAGTCTTTAACTCTCAATAATTTTACCTTACCAGAAGTAGAAGAACTTTACTTACAACATACACAAGCGACGGGACAGGTTTTTACCCCCGAAGCCATCTACCGTGCATTTTATTTAACCGATGGACAACCGTGGTTAGTCAACGCCCTAGCTCGTCAAGCTACCCAGGTTTTGGTGAAAGATATCACCCAACCCATTACTACTCAAGTGATTAACCAGGCTAAGGAAATTCTTATTCAGCGCCAGGATACTCATTTAGACAGCTTAGCAGAAAGATTACGGGAAGATAGAGTCAAAACCATTATTGAACCAATTTTAGCGGGTGAAGATTTACCTGATGTACCCCAGGATGATATTCGTT from Cylindrospermopsis curvispora GIHE-G1 harbors:
- a CDS encoding ATP-binding protein, coding for MPKHFNTAGPCQSDIHYMLSPTVRLPDLKALIDGRNYFIIHAPRQVGKTTAMIALAQELTDSGEYIAVMLSLEVGAPFSRDPGMAERAILDEWQESACVYLSTNLHPPRWPASQPGRQIGAALASWAKVATRPLVVFLDEIDALADETLISVFRQLRSGYNRRPHSFPHSVGLIGMRDVRDYKVKSGGSERLNTSSPFNIKAESLTLNNFTLPEVEELYLQHTQATGQVFTPEAIYRAFYLTDGQPWLVNALARQATQVLVKDITQPITTQVINQAKEILIQRQDTHLDSLAERLREDRVKTIIEPILAGEDLPDVPQDDIRYVLDLGLCRDRGQGLEIANPIYREVLPLVLSYTTRASIGVIEPRWLNEQGELLPDELLEAFLEFWRQHGEPLLKSAPYHEIAPHLVLMSFLHRVVNGGGTLEREYAIGSGRMDICLRYGKVVMGIELKVRREKLDPLTKGLTQLDKYLDGLGLDRGWLVIFDRRAGLPPMGERISTEEVISPGGRTITVIRS
- a CDS encoding NAD(P)/FAD-dependent oxidoreductase — its product is MKELLYLEIPTSDSGAVRDWLQTEFVPGDGEKLLTPQGVRVVNEGLSIEKHLATELSIFVWSVQRTTYLKVFRWGDKPFGREGLVLRRLTVGIRSRFPYQYPDPPKIDPQRSIFTELEPYYPLTVKYFQKIPNGEYDLKRVYWWEQRWREGVKSPQQPRQVVFDHQTTPPENSSGLIYDLIYIGGALGSIHAAVMARLGYKVLLIERLPFGRMNREWNISRDEIQSLINLNLLTNEEVETIIAREYKDGFNKFFDANNPSDLQAPVLHTPTVLNVALDAEKLLTLCGQKLRDAGGDIWDETEFVRADVTDSQVSVTVKSINTEKEKLVGGRLLVDAMGTASPIAWQLNGGRAFDSVCPTVGAIIEKGFAPGVWDSQYGDVLYSHGDISRGRQLIWELFPGKGEELTIYLFHYHQVNGENPGSLLEMYEDFFAILPEYRRCELDNLVWKKATFGYIPGHFSTSSKDRKVAFNRIIAIGDSASLQSPLVFTGFGSLVRNLERLTTLLNTALKHNLLSFTHLNRIRAYQSNVSVTWLFSKGMMVPTGKFIPPQRVNAMLNTFFGLLVDEPLQVVDNFIKDRCDWLTFNRLAIKAASKNPALLIWIWQMAGFQDLVKWLGNYFNFGFHALVSALLGTWFTPFLQWNQSWLEPKYPALWLQLLEINYAVTIGKRVNTRFVTSISSNLPMGSQ
- a CDS encoding aldo/keto reductase, which translates into the protein MLPTKSYLQLTPDLRICRILNGMWQVSGGHGRIVPKNALNAMFKYIDAGFTTWDLADHYGPAEDLIGEFRRQLIAQRGELAANNIQTFTKWVPRPVNMTKSIVEENINISLRRMDVPSLDLMQFHWWEYGNPSYLDALKYMAELQAEGKIKHIALTNFDTEHLQIITQAGIRIVSNQVQYSLVDRRPEVNMSKFCEAHNIKLLTYGTICGGFLSEKYLGQPEPRSFDLNTISLKKYKNMIDAWGGWQLFQSLLATLKQVADKYHATIANVAINYILKEPAVAGVIVGARLGISEHIADNQRVFEFDLDDEDIKIINRVSQQSRDLYEVIGDCGDEYRR
- a CDS encoding helix-turn-helix domain-containing protein → MLSNYMPKPYSIDLRNRVIVAWVAREGSQRQLAERFKVSLSFVRNLVRRYRETGQVEPKQCGGYEKPIIAGQYLNMIKSWLDEKNDLLLSELCDRLRETTGTSVSITTMHRALEKLGLRHKKSLSRSVELNIR